In the genome of Schistocerca piceifrons isolate TAMUIC-IGC-003096 chromosome X, iqSchPice1.1, whole genome shotgun sequence, the window aatttagATCAGCTACTAGTAACATGTGGTCGCTATCCAAGTGCTCACTTAGTATGACTTTAGTGTCCCTTACTTTTCCTCCAATTTATTTGTCCATTAATATGTAGCCTAAATATGCCATCACAGCCATATCTAGTAACAGTATGGCTATCTTGTTTCTTGAAGAATGTATTCTACAGTAAAAGAGGATTCCTTATgcacagatttagaatttcttcaCCCTCAACATTTCGTTTTCCGTATCCAAAAGGGCCCATCACCTCTTCATATCCATTTCTGTCCATGCCGATCTGAGCATTCAGATCCCCAGTTATCATAAAGTTATCCTCTCTTACTTGGTCTTCCAGTTCTTCAAGGAATTTTGTTTTCTCTTCCTCACTGCACCCTTGCTGAGGTGTGTATACTTGGAGTATAGTAAAACTACTCTTTCCCAAGTTCACCCTTGCTCTAGTTATCCTTTCACTTACGAAGCTCACATGTGTAACTGGGTCAATATCTTTGTGAAACACAAACACCACCCCACTTTTCTCCTCTTTATTGTGACGCTGCCAGTACAATTTGTACCAACCTCTCAGCAATTTGGAGTTTTTCCCCTTCCACTTGGTGTCACTCAGTCCAAGGTTATGATTCTTTCTCCTCAACATCATCTCTACAAACTCTTCAGTCTTTCACGTCGAGGTTAGTTCATTTAATGTTCCCACTCTCAACTGGTTTTTGTCTTTTTGTAGGGTTCTAGTGTTCTGTTCTTGTTTAGTGTATCTTCATGCGTTCCTTAGATTTTCTTCAGGCTGTGAAGAGCTGTCATTCGTTCCAGGGGAACAAGAAGTGCTGTCTACATTAGGTAGTTTCAGTCTGAGGCTCGTTGTTTGATTGAAAGGAATGACAACTTCTTATCATCTGCTGGCCTGCTAAGCCTAATGGATCTGAGGATTTTCTTTCAGTGTTTACTCCCTCAGCCTTTGAAGATCCCCACGAAGCAGTGGTTCCACTCCTCATTTGCCCTTAGGAGGGAAAGGGTTCCTCCTCCACAAGCTGCACAGTACCAAAGATGTTCTTCTCCAATGTAGCTGCCATTACGGACTTCGCCATATCCCTGACAATGGTTTCATAGTGGTAAGGAAAAAGGAGAGgtttaggataggataggataggataggagtCAGGTCGTTGTTGGAAACACTTCATCTGGCTCTTCCTCTTTGGCCTGTCCGGCATGGGTGATTCTGCTGGTAGCTAAGCTGCCGCCAGCATAGCCCTCTGTATTCAGAGTACACAAAACTCCTCGTCTGCATGGATAGTGCTGCTATGTTAAGGTGGTGTTCCCTGAGGGGGGACACATATATCACATTAAAACTCAATTTTGTTATATGTTACgactggtcctggtggaggttcgagttctcactcaggcataggtgtgtgtgtctgtacttaggataatttaggttaagtagtgtgtaagcttagggactgagaaccttagcacttaagtcccataagatttcacacgcatttgaacaatttttttatgttaccAATTATTTTGTACACAAttcataataattaataaatataattCCTTACTGACATATTAAGCCAAGGTCTGAGGCAAGAAAGTGCTAAGTCACCATTAATCATGCACCCATTATTTTAATTGCCATCTGCATCAGGTTTTTCAGATATATATGGCATTTTACAAAATCAAAACATGTATAACTAACATAAACATACACAAGTAAAGGTACGAAATCTGACttaaagaaatttttgaaactatGAAATGCATTTTTCTCAGAAACACAAAAGTGGAGCATAGTAATATTTTGCTCTGAGATGTTCAACTAATGGTTTTCCATGAGTTTCTAATTTCCTGAACTTGTAAGGTAAATTAATGAAAAATCAGTTTAGATAAGGAACACCTTTGAGTTTTAATGATAAAAacattgaatttatttgttaacaGTTTTCTGTTTTAACTTTTTCATTGTAATGGTGTTTATT includes:
- the LOC124722169 gene encoding uncharacterized protein LOC124722169, encoding MMLRRKNHNLGLSDTKWKGKNSKLLRGWYKLYWQRHNKEEKSGVVFVFHKDIDPVTHVSFVSERITRARVNLGKSSFTILQVYTPQQGCSEEEKTKFLEELEDQVREDNFMITGDLNAQIGMDRNGYEEVMGPFGYGKRNVEGEEILNLCIRNPLLL